The Impatiens glandulifera chromosome 3, dImpGla2.1, whole genome shotgun sequence genome contains a region encoding:
- the LOC124929399 gene encoding U-box domain-containing protein 34-like, with translation MGLSVINPPSTPSPIKPSRPELEDEIRNKPVNRGNEREKERFPQKLNSSLSNLPSYDSPAINLPIQKTGSLDALIQNLDLKTESEKDGNSTMGSVKDMEAEMKRLKMELMQTKRMFDTACKEAISEKRKADELNTWKKEEAPRIEKALLSEVSALASVEVEKAKAKTAIEAAEKAQKLAKLEKQKRLVAEMQAKQELEKRRATVSSNKSITCRNYTLEEIEIATDCFAESLKIGEGGYGPVFKGKLENTAVAIKVLRPDAKQGKKQFQREVEILSCIRHPNMVLLLGACPEYGSLVYEFMDYGSLEDRLYRRSKTPPIPWRIRFKIATDIATGLLFLHQTKPEPLVHRDLKPANILLNKNFVCKIGDVGLAHLVPASVANEVTQYHMTSAAGTLCYIDPEYQQTGSLGTKSDIYSLGIVLLQIITGRPPSGITRYVEDALEKGTLESLLDRSVSDWPIEETINFAKLALKCVELRKRDRPDLDNVVLPELRRISNMF, from the exons ATGGGACTCAGTGTTATAAATCCTCCAAGTACACCATCTCCAATCAAACCTTCACGCCCTGAACTGGAAGATGAAATCAG GAATAAACCTGTAAACCGAGGAAATGAAAGGGAGAAGGAGAGGTTTCCGCAGAAGTTGAATTCGTCTCTGTCAAATTTACCTAGCTATGATTCCCCAGCCATTAATTTGCCAATCCAGAAGACGGGAAGTCTCGACGCCTTAATTCAAAATTTGGATTTGAAAACCGAGTCTGAGAAAGATGGCAACAGCACTATGGGATCTGTA AAAGATATGGAAGCTGAGATGAAAAGGTTGAAGATGGAGCTGATGCAAACCAAGAGAATGTTTGACACAGCTTGCAAAGAAGCGATATCAGAAAAAAGGAAG GCCGACGAGCTGAACACATGGAAGAAAGAAGAAGCACCCAGGATTGAAAAAGCCTTGCTCTCAGAAGTGTCGGCTCTTGCTTCTGTAGAGGTTGAAAAGGCTAAAGCCAAAACTGCTATTGAAGCTGCCGAGAAGGCTCAGAAGCTAGCTAAGTTAGAAAAACAGAAAAGATTGGTAGCGGAAATGCAAGCCAAGCAAGAGTTGGAGAAAAGAAGAGCAACTGTTTCGTCAAATAAAAGTATAACCTGTAGAAACTATACTCTAGAGGAGATAGAAATAGCTACTGATTGCTTTGCAGAATCATTGAAAATCGGCGAAGGTGGATATGGACCCGTTTTCAAAGGAAAACTCGAGAACACTGCAGTCGCTATTAAAGTTCTTAGACCCGATGCTAAACAAGGAAAGAAACAGTTTCAACGAGAG GTTGAGATACTTAGCTGCATCAGACATCCAAACATGGTCTTACTTCTGGGCGCATGTCCAGAGTACGGTTCATTAGTATACGAGTTCATGGACTACGGAAGCTTAGAAGACCGCCTATATCGAAGAAGCAAGACCCCCCCAATTCCTTGGAGAATAAGATTCAAGATCGCAACAGATATAGCAACTGGACTTCTATTCCTACACCAAACGAAACCTGAGCCACTTGTCCATCGCGATCTAAAACCCGCAAACATCTTATTGAACAAGAACTTTGTGTGCAAGATAGGTGATGTCGGACTAGCCCACTTGGTCCCCGCTTCAGTAGCCAACGAGGTTACTCAGTATCACATGACCTCGGCTGCAGGAACACTCTGTTATATAGATCCAGAGTATCAACAGACAGGAAGTCTGGGAACTAAATCCGATATATATTCGCTTGGTATCGTCTTACTTCAAATCATAACAGGAAGACCACCTTCGGGGATAACACGATATGTGGAGGATGCTCTCGAGAAAGGGACCCTAGAAAGCTTGCTTGATCGGTCTGTATCGGATTGGCCTATTGAGGAGACTATTAACTTTGCAAAATTAGCACTTAAGTGTGTTGAGCTGAGGAAGAGGGATAGACCCGATCTAGACAATGTTGTTTTGCCTGAACTCAGACGAATAAGCAATATGTTCTGA
- the LOC124928905 gene encoding leucine-rich repeat extensin-like protein 1, with translation MKNPQLRFTLLVVFMLMFSRRGHSEDQSGGPDTSILCISDCVTCPVICSSPPSPSVAKSPPPQLLLPPPPQRRLPPPPPPPVALEEPPIIYPTPTSPLVPPPKVLESPPQSYYHAPPPRKTPPPSPPLAWTWIFPPPPPQTRSNNFPSIQVPNAGQGNNPSNPYYYYFNGSNAASSLHSTFFTNLLLVVVALLAASSCWENV, from the coding sequence ATGAAGAATCCACAGTTGAGATTTACCTTACTAGTCGTGTTCATGCTCATGTTTAGTAGGAGAGGGCATTCGGAGGATCAATCCGGTGGTCCAGACACAAGCATACTCTGCATCAGCGATTGTGTCACTTGTCCAGTCATATGTTCATCGCCACCTTCGCCATCAGTAGCAAAATCACCACCACCCCAATTACTCCTTCCACCACCACCACAGCGGCGACTgccaccaccaccaccgccgCCAGTAGCATTAGAAGAACCACCAATAATATACCCAACACCCACTTCACCATTGGTGCCGCCACCAAAAGTTTTGGAGTCGCCTCCGCAGTCATACTATCATGCACCACCACCGAGGAAGACACCGCCGCCATCTCCACCACTTGCATGGACGTGGATCTTTCCTCCACCGCCACCTCAGACCAGAAGTAATAACTTCCCTTCTATTCAGGTTCCTAATGCAGGCCAAGGCAATAATCCTTCCAATCCTTACTATTATTACTTCAATGGATCAAATGCAGCCTCTTCTCTTCATTCTACATTCTTTACCAACCTGTTATTGGTAGTAGTTGCACTTTTAGCAGCTTCTTCCTGCTGGGAAAATGTTTAA